In Mercurialis annua linkage group LG5, ddMerAnnu1.2, whole genome shotgun sequence, a single genomic region encodes these proteins:
- the LOC126682718 gene encoding low affinity inorganic phosphate transporter 8-like, with translation MEDGTKAIFSVLDDAKTQRCHYKVMVIAGMGFFTDAYDIFCITAVTKLIGRLYYYDHTVAAPGKLPSNINNAITGAALCGTLVGQLFFGWLGDKLGRRKVYGMILIIMVVFSLASGVAFGSAKSVVAFLCCSRFFLGVGIGGDYPLSAVIMSEYANQRTRGAFIAAVFAMQGIGILFAGGVSTIVSKIFMDAYKAPIFSENPILSTQPQANLAWRIVLMLGAVPAALTYYLRMKMPETARYTVLVEGNPRKAVEDMARVLEHDEAADMAKLLNGNIQTASSIISYKFFSAKFFRRHGIHLLGTTITWFLLDIVFYTLQLTQNDISLATGLLKKSSTMNALQEMNHISKAMTIIALFATIPGYLFTIFLVDRIGRYVIQIGGFLLMTIFMAILGIQYGNLRGEESNCGSDSEKDFCNGKPILFVLLFGLTLFFANFGPNTTTFIVPAELFPARFRCTCHGISAAGGKLGAIIAAFVVQSYTIDGNSEKIKKAIIGLAVVNLIGFFFSFFVPETKGKSLEEISREDNDLAISRRAHSFT, from the coding sequence ATGGAAGATGGAACCAAAGCCATCTTCTCCGTTCTTGATGATGCTAAAACCCAACGCTGCCATTACAAGGTTATGGTGATTGCTGGTATGGGATTCTTTACGGATGCCTATGATATTTTTTGTATCACTGCTGTTACCAAGCTCATCGGCCGGTTGTACTACTACGATCATACAGTAGCGGCACCTGGTAAACTGCCATCCAACATAAATAATGCAATCACCGGTGCTGCGCTATGCGGAACTTTAGTCGGCCAACTTTTTTTCGGGTGGCTCGGGGATAAGCTTGGCAGAAGGAAAGTTTATGGtatgattttaattatcatGGTAGTTTTTTCACTGGCTTCTGGTGTAGCTTTTGGGTCTGCTAAAAGTGTAGTAGCTTTTCTCTGCTGCTCTCGGTTCTTTCTCGGTGTCGGAATCGGAGGAGACTATCCGCTCTCCGCGGTAATCATGTCGGAATACGCGAATCAGAGAACACGAGGGGCTTTTATTGCTGCTGTATTTGCGATGCAAGGAATTGGAATATTATTTGCAGGAGGTGTATCTACAATTGTGTCCAAGATATTCATGGATGCTTATAAGGCTCCAATATTTAGTGAAAATCCAATCTTGTCTACTCAGCCACAAGCGAATCTCGCCTGGCGGATCGTTCTTATGCTCGGTGCTGTTCCGGCGGCTCTTACATATTACCTGAGAATGAAAATGCCGGAAACCGCTAGATACACAGTGTTGGTTGAGGGAAACCCTAGAAAAGCTGTTGAAGATATGGCTCGAGTTCTCGAACATGACGAAGCAGCGGATATGGCGAAATTGCTTAATGGTAACATTCAAACGGCAAGTTCCATTATTTCATACAAATTCTTCTCTGCTAAATTCTTTCGGAGGCATGGGATTCATCTCTTAGGCACAACTATTACCTGGTTCTTATTAGATATAGTTTTCTACACTCTGCAGTTGACTCAGAACGATATTTCTCTAGCAACTGGACTGTTGAAAAAGAGTTCCACCATGAATGCATTACAGGAGATGAACCATATCTCTAAAGCGATGACGATCATCGCACTTTTTGCAACTATTCCTGGTTATTTGTTCACTATCTTTCTCGTTGATCGAATCGGACGTTACGTAATTCAAATCGGCGGGTTTCTCCTGATGACTATTTTCATGGCAATTCTTGGAATTCAGTATGGAAATCTCAGAGGAGAGGAATCAAATTGCGGGTCAGATTCTGAGAAAGATTTTTGCAACGGAAAACCCATTTTGTTTGTGTTACTTTTCGGGCTAACGCTATTTTTCGCCAACTTTGGACCAAATACGACAACTTTCATAGTCCCGGCCGAGCTTTTTCCGGCGAGATTTCGGTGTACCTGCCATGGTATTTCAGCTGCCGGAGGGAAACTTGGAGCTATAATAGCTGCATTCGTTGTTCAGAGCTATACGATTGATGGGAATTCGGAGAAAATCAAGAAGGCAATCATTGGACTTGCTGTAGTAAATTTGATAgggtttttcttttctttttttgtgcCGGAAACTAAAGGCAAGTCGCTTGAGGAAATCTCTAGAGAAGATAACGATCTTGCAATTTCTAGGCGAGCGCATAGCTTTACTTAG
- the LOC126681142 gene encoding premnaspirodiene oxygenase-like, with product MLAFPLLVLICVLFMVRALWKKLKSSKPALNLPPGPWKLPIIGNIHQLIGGLPHHKLGALAKKYGPVMQLQFGQVPTVVISSPETAKQVMKTHDTIFAQRPFLIVSDIIFYKGLDLGFARYGDHWRQMRKICILELLSAKRVQLFRPIREEAVSNLIADISSNAGSTINLTQMLNILSSTLITRAAFGKQCTIDQEKFIPLAAKVTEMMVGFNIADLFPSIKLLHVITGIRYRLTKLHKKVDAVLENIINAHRIARATSKIAMEDEDIVHVLLNLQEQGNLELPLTTDSIKAVILNMFLGGIDSSALTLGWVMSELIKNPKAMHKAQAEVRQIFKEKKIVDEIDIEKLKYLKLVIKETLRMHPPAPLVPPREASNECQIDGYDIPALSRLFVNVWALGRDPNHWIEPESFIPERFEEGLVDYKGNNFEYLPFGGGRRICPGISFAMANVELALAQLLFSFDWELPLGMKREELDMTEVFLTATKRKYDLYLVPIPYSPTNQNT from the exons ATGTTGGCATTTCCATTATTAGTGCTAATTTGTGTGTTGTTTATGGTGAGGGCGCTGTGGAAGAAGTTAAAGAGCAGCAAACCAGCTCTAAACCTACCCCCAGGACCATGGAAACTTCCCATTATAGGAAATATACACCAGTTAATCGGCGGGCTACCCCACCATAAGCTCGGAGCCTTGGCGAAGAAATATGGCCCTGTTATGCAGCTTCAGTTCGGACAAGTTCCGACTGTTGTGATCTCTTCACCTGAAACTGCGAAACAAGTGATGAAAACACACGACACCATCTTTGCACAAAGGCCCTTCCTCATAGTCTCTGACATCATATTTTATAAGGGTTTGGATCTTGGTTTCGCACGATACGGTGATCACTGGAGGCAAATGCGGAAAATCTGCATCTTAGAGCTGCTTAGTGCGAAACGTGTGCAATTGTTCCGACCAATCAGAGAAGAAGCAGTATCGAATCTCATCGCTGACATTTCTTCCAACGCCGGATCTACTATCAATCTTACACAAATGTTAAATATATTGTCGTCCACTCTCATTACAAGAGCAGCATTCGGAAAACAATGCACTATCGATCAAGAAAAATTCATTCCGCTTGCTGCAAAAGTTACGGAGATGATGGTCGGCTTTAACATTGCTGACCTCTTCCCCTCTATCAAATTGCTCCATGTCATTACTGGAATTCGTTATAGACTCACGAAATTGCACAAAAAAGTTGATGCTGTGCTTGAGAACATAATCAATGCTCATAGGATTGCAAGGGCCACATCTAAGATTGCAATGGAGGATGAAGATATCGTCCATGTTTTGTTAAATCTTCAAGAGCAAGGAAATCTTGAACTTCCTTTAACAACCGACAGTATCAAAGCCGTTATACTG AACATGTTCCTTGGAGGGATTGATTCGTCGGCTTTGACTTTAGGATGGGTGATGTCGGAATTGATCAAGAATCCGAAGGCCATGCATAAAGCACAGGCAGAGGTTAGGCAGATTttcaaagagaaaaaaattgttGATGAGATAGATATTGAGAAGTTAAAGTATTTAAAGCTTGTCATTAAAGAAACATTAAGAATGCATCCTCCTGCTCCATTAGTACCTCCCAGAGAAGCTAGCAATGAATGCCAAATCGACGGGTATGACATACCCGCCTTGTCCAGACTCTTTGTGAACGTATGGGCCCTCGGTAGGGATCCTAATCATTGGATTGAACCCGAAAGTTTTATACCAGAGAGATTTGAGGAAGGTCTAGTTGACTACAAAGgaaataattttgaatatttgcCATTCGGCGGTGGAAGAAGGATATGTCCCGGTATATCATTCGCCATGGCGAATGTTGAACTTGCACTCGCACAGTTACTCTTTAGCTTTGACTGGGAGCTTCCTCTTGGTATGAAGAGAGAAGAACTGGATATGACAGAGGTATTTCTCACTGCAACAAAAAGGAAATATGACCTATACCTAGTTCCTATTCCATACTCTCCTACTAATCAAAACACATAG
- the LOC126681144 gene encoding ent-kaur-16-ene synthase, chloroplastic-like: MRWAIEQQKTNSVQHLKTSSGINENNNELLALAIQRYNFCQSLYQKEYKDLERWIKVCRFDELKFARVMLLYCYYPNTAVIVPPELADARISIAKNCIVATVIDDLFDVGGSMEELENLVQLVERWGEASTIGYCSEKVEIIFSAFEDMIKELDVIAFKHHGRSVEHHLVKIWHELLKSMMKEAEWTRENATPSLNEYLENAYISFALGPICHITTYFLGITLPEEVMTGSQIYDLFKYVSLVGRLLNDLKSFKREREQGKFNSVSLRVLHSQGSMTEEEALKETKRDIEMYRKELLRLAVHKEENSLPKIFRDFFWKFGNVMHYFYMDNDGYSNPKDEMENDANSILWEPISTP, from the exons ATGAGGTGGGCTATAGAGCAACAAAAAACAAACAGTGTTCAACATCTAAAAACATCTTCTGG tattaatgaaaataataatgaattatTGGCATTAGCAATCCAAAGATATAACTTCTGCCAATCGTTATATCAGAAAGAATATAAAGATCTTGAGAG ATGGATTAAAGTTTGCAGATTTGATGAATTAAAATTTGCAAGGGTTATGCTACTTTATTGTTACTACCCCAACACTGCGGTCATTGTTCCTCCTGAGTTAGCAGATGCTCGAATCTCTATTGCCAAAAATTGTATTGTAGCTACTgttattgatgatttatttgatgtTGGTGGTTCCATGGAAGAATTGGAAAATCTTGTTCAATTAGTCGAACG ATGGGGTGAAGCTTCAACAATCGGCTACTGCTCTGAGAAAGTTGAGATTATATTTTCAGCATTTGAAGACATGATCAAGGAGTTAGACGTCATTGCTTTCAAACATCATGGAAGAAGTGTTGAGCATCATTTGGTCAAGATA TGGCATGAATTGCTCAAGTCTATGATGAAAGAAGCTGAATGGACAAGAGAGAATGCCACCCCATCGCTAAATGAATATCTGGAAAATGCATACATTTCTTTTGCATTAGGTCCAATATGTCACATAACAACCTATTTTCTTGGGATAACATTACCTGAGGAAGTAATGACAGGGTCGCAAATATATGACCTATTTAAGTATGTTAGCCTGGTTGGACGACTTCTCAATGATCTCAAATCTTTCAAG AGAGAACGCGAACAAGGAAAATTCAACAGTGTATCACTACGTGTACTTCATAGTCAAGGAAGCATGACTGAAGAAGAAGCTcttaaagaaacaaaaagagaCATCGAGATGTATAGGAAAGAATTGTTGCGACTTGCGGTGCATAAGGAAGAGAATTCGCTTCCAAAGATTTTTAGGGATTTCTTCTGGAAGTTCGGCAATGTAATGCACTATTTTTATATGGACAATGATGGCTACTCAAATCCCAAAGATGAAATGGAAAATGATGCAAACTCGATATTATGGGAACCGATTTCTACTCCTTAA